The proteins below come from a single Chrysemys picta bellii isolate R12L10 unplaced genomic scaffold, ASM1138683v2 scaf1293, whole genome shotgun sequence genomic window:
- the LOC135979849 gene encoding acetylcholinesterase-like, translating into MLGVLPALPCLFLLSLPSFSSGSNDNGTVVLTTSGPIRGKRLQAGSSTVTAFLGIPYAEPPVGTLRFQKPLPHQPWSQILETTSFGNVCHQPPLPSYPETKLLTPTTPQSEDCLFLNVWVPHPRPPTPAPILIWIHGGGFFTGAASVEIYDGRFLAATGKMIVASMNYRLGALGFLSLPPAAPGNAGLWDQRLALRWLRDNAAAFGGDPAHVMLSGHGSGAASVGFHLLSPGSRPLFTRAMLQSGSPTGPLASSSLEEAKERGQRLGQLLGCTDSDNTALVGCLQGKEPGEFPKHEFSILRHRELLGLPFVPTTDGDFLPDSPSRLLQAKQSQPIPIAAGFTANEGSYLLLFSAPTLQLQNASNVGMEELLLVLKLMVPGAPEGAVQAVARWYSQEGEKQGEAQYRWAMEQIVGDYIILCPVAELTRLETEAGNPVFAYSFNQRPSGLSTAEWTGVPHGSELLYQFGTLWSLAGANSTHTQAEEVLNRTMMQWTAEFARTG; encoded by the coding sequence ATGCTGGGAGTCCTCCCTGCGCTCCCCTGCctgttcctcctctccctgccaagCTTCAGCTCTGGCTCCAATGACAACGGCACCGTGGTGCTCACCACCAGTGGCCCCATCCGGGGCAAGCGCCTCCAGGCTGGCTCCAGCACAGTGACGGCCTTCCTGGGCATCCCCTACGCCGAGCCCCCCGTGGGGACCTTGCGCTTCCAGAAACCGCTTCCCCACCAGCCCTGGAGCCAAATCCTGGAAACCACCAGCTTCGGCAATGTCTGCCACCAGCCTCCGCTTCCTAGTTACCCTGAGACCAAATTATTGACACCCACCACGCCGCAATCTGAGGACTGCCTCTTCCTCAATGTCTGGGTGCCCCATCCCCGGCCCCCTACACCAGCCCCCATCCTCATCTGGATCCACGGCGGTGGGTTCTTCACCGGGGCAGCCTCCGTTGAGATCTATGATGGGCGCTTTTTAGCAGCAACCGGGAAAATGATCGTGGCCTCCATGAACTAccggctgggggcgctgggcttTTTGTCTCTGCCCCCGGCCGCCCCGGGGAATGCCGGCCTGTGGGACCAGCGCCTGGCGCTGCGCTGGCTGCGGGACAATGCAGCCGCCTTTGGTGGGGATCCAGCCCACGTGATGCTTTCCGGCCATGGCTCTGGGGCTGCGTCAGTCGGCTTCCACCTCCTCTCCCCGGGGAGCCGGCCCCTCTTCACCCGCGCCATGCTGCAGAGCGGATCCCCGACAGGACCCTTGGCTTCAAGTTCGCTTGAGGAGGccaaggagagaggccagaggcTGGGCCAGCTGCTGGGCTGCACCGATAGCGATAACACGGCCTTGGTGGGCTGCCTGCAGGGGAAAGAACCCGGGGAGTTCCCCAAACACGAGTTCTCCATCTTGCGCcacagggagctgctggggctgcccTTTGTGCCGACAACAGATGGGGATTTCCTGCCTGATTCACCATCAAGACTCCTGCAGGCTAAGCAGAGCCAGCCTATACCCATCGCAGCTGGTTTCACTGCCAACGAAGGCTCCTACCTACTACTCTTTTCTGCCCCCACCTTACAGCTGCAGAACGCCAGCAACGTCGGtatggaggagctgctgcttgtGTTGAAGCTCATGGTGCCAGGGGCACCAGAAGGGGCCGTCCAGGCTGTGGCTCGGTGGTACAGccaggagggggagaagcagggcgaGGCACAGTATCGATGGGCCATGGAACAAATTGTTGGTGACTACATCATTTTGTGCCCAGTAGCCGAGCTGACCAGGCTAGAAACAGAGGCCGGCAATCCCGTGTTTGCCTACAGCTTCAACCAGCGCCCCAGTGGATTGTCTACAGCAGAATGGACAGGGGTGCCACATGGCTCTGAGCTCCTCTACCAGTTCGGAACTCTGTGGTCCCTGGCAGGAGCCAActctacacacacacaggctgagGAAGTGCTGAACCGCACGATGATGCAATGGACTGCGGAGTTCGCCAGGACCGGGTAA